The Gloeobacter violaceus PCC 7421 DNA window CCCGCGATCACATGGATCTCGGTTGTTCGGTCTGCAGCCTGGGGGCGGTAGGGGCGGCCCACAATTTCCACACCCACAACCCCGAGCACGACCCTGAGCGACAGTGCATCGACGACATCTACACCACCGACATCAGCTGGCCCAACTACCACTCCGGCCGCAACGGCGACTATCAAAAAATTGTCCCGGTCGAACCGATGCACGAACTGCTCTGCCGTCCCGACGCTCCGGGCGACCCGATCGAATATCTGCCGGCTCATCCCCACGAGGGAGCGGTGGGCATACCGGAAGTGGACGGTATCGATGCGCGGGTGGTGGCCCGCGGCGCGAGCCTGGTCTCGGGTCGCCTGTTCAACCTGGCGGTGGCCATCGAGCGCACGGCGCACTCCGGCCGGGCGGTGGCCGAATCGACTTTTCACCACTTCAGCGATGTCAACTGGGACGGCCGCTATCCCTGTCCAAGCTTCGTGTGCGAACTGCCCGGCGACACGATGCAGACCCATCCGCGCGCGCTAGAAGACACCAAAGCCTACGTGCGCAATCTGGCGCTGTGGCTGGCTCCGGAAGGTGTTAGCTGCCAGAGTTTTCAATCTCTTGAGGAGCGAAGTGCAGTCTGAGCGTTCCAAAATTTTATGAAGCATGGAACACTACCGTTGAAACACGAAATAGACATTGAGAACAACCATCAGTAAATTCGCGACAAAGTAAACGGCTGCACCGTAGCCTTCGGGCAAAAGTAGCAGAGAGTTAGACTCCAAATATTCACGAAGGATAGACTGCACATCTGCCAGGGAGTACTTTTGTTTGCTGGACTCTGATTCCAACAACAAACTGTTGCTATCTTTCGTATGCAGCCGGGAAGCATAGTATTCAAGACCGTCGCTAATGCTTTGGTATTGCTTTTTTCCTTGTCTTGATCCTCCTCGATGCAAAAATATTGCCAGAATGACAAGAGTCAAAACATACACCTCGTAAAATAGCATTGTAGAGGCAGGCCAACCTATCTTCAGCGATGAACTCGCAGCAAGCAAGGTGTATGTAGGGAAAAAAGCATGAATAATTGTTAGCAACAGAACCATTAAAGATAGTATTCTAAGGCTTCTTGAACGACCTTTTAATTCACTTATGTTTGTAACTAGCTTGTACCTAGATATAATATCTACTTCATCGCTATGAAAGTTTTCCGAAAGTTGCCGTTTCTTGAAATTTTCAATCTGGTAGCTGTTTTCTTTATAGTGCGCCAATGCTTTCTCGTAATACTCATGTGCTTCTTTCAGGTTATGATTTTGCTTCTCCAAATCACCCAAAGCTTTCCATGTAATAGCTTCTTCAAGCCTATTTTGCAGCTCAAGATGCAAAAGCAAAGGTAAATCTTTACCGGGAAATAGCCTGTCGTGATTGTCGGGCAATCTTTTGGCAGTGTCTTCATTGTCCATATGTGTGCTCATTTATTAGCGCAGTAAGCCAAAATTGTGGCAACCAATGCATTATGATCTGCGAAGCGTTGCTCATCCGTGTAAAAGCCACTCATGGCTGTTCTTTGAAAGAAAAGCCTATTAGTAGACGAGTACGAGCACACAATGCGCCGCAATGCTTTTGCCTCGCCTAACGCTTGTTCATAAGGACCTTGCGTGTAGTGATTGAGTATTGCTTGCTTTGCACTAGGTGTCAGCCAGAGATCGGCTTTCGTAACAACTGTCACCAACCACTTTGCACCTTCATAACCACCAAGCAAGATTGTCCACTCTTCAAGAGCATCGATTTCTCTTTGGCGACAACTGCGAAGGTATTCAGGTGACGGCTCTCCGTTAGCGAGGGCTTCAGCGACATTTCGACTCTTTAAATCTGGAGCTTCCGATTCATGGTAACCATTGCAGACAATATTAATGATTCCAACGTAGTTTTTTCTCGTTGCTTCCCTAATTGCTCTGGCGCGAATCTCTTTATCAAACACTTGTCCAGGAGTGTCAATAATGTTGAACACAACTCCTCGAAGAATCCCTTCTATATTTTGATTTTCTCTAGTACTTGCTATGGCAAATGAACTTTGACCACGCAAAGCATTAATAAATGCTGATTTACCTACTCCTGTTGCCCCAAGAACAAGGATATCGATAGATTCTTTCCTCAAGAAAAAATCGATAACCTTATCGAGTACTCCACGCTCTTTAAGGATCTGAAGTACAGCTCCAGAAAATTCAATTGCTGTCTTGGTAACCTTGACGATATCACCGGTCTCGTCAGGCATAGTCAATTTCAGTCGCTACCGTGCTCAACATTATAGGCGTCATGTTCCTGGCTTTCCAACCGTGGTAGTTACCACTGAGCTACCTTGTCCAAGTCTAACCGCGGGTGTAAAGCAGGGGTGCTCCCGGCCCGAGCGGCAGGTTGAGTAGGTACCACTGCACAAACAAGCCCGACCAACCGAGGTCAAAGGCGACCGAGTAGGGTAGCATCGCGACAAGCAGCGATCCGAAGCGCAAGTTGGGTTCGTACTTGCGCGCGAAGACGATGATGAGCGGAAAGTAAAGTAAGGTAGCAGCGGGGCAATCACGTTGGTGGACGGATCGGCCACCCGGTAGGCCGCTGGGTGAGTTCGAAGTTGTAGCCTAAGATACCGTGTCGCCTGTCAAGGGGCTGCACCTGCCTGATTTCTCCTCAGCGAGGGGGGCATGCCATTCAGGAGAAGCGCGACGAGACCTGTGTAAGGGCCGCGATCAGCGAGTCGATCATCGCCTCGGTGTGGGTAGCCATCAAAGACAGGCGGATGCGGCTGGTCGGTACGGTGGGAGGCCGGACGGCCGGGGCAAAAATGCCCTCTTCGAACAGCTCGCCGGCAAAGCAGTGGGTGGCTTCGATATCGCCCACCCACAGGCAAAGGATGGCCGCATCGCTCGGCAGCTGTGCAATGCCGATTTCATCGATACCCGCGCGCAGGCGAGCGATGTTTTGCCGGAGCAGGGCGCGGCGCGGGGTCTCGGTGCGGGCAATATGCACCGCCTCCAGGGCCGCGGCTGCCGCAGCCGGAGCCAGGCCGGTCGTGTAGACGAAGCTGCGCGCCCGGTTGCGCAGATAGTCGACAAGTTCAGCACTGCCGCAGACGTAGCCGCCCTGGCTGCCCAATGCCTTCGAGAGCGTTCCCATCTGCACCAGGGAGCGGGTGAGACCCAGTTGCTCGACCGCCCCAGCACCGGTAGGGCCGAGCACGCCGGTAGCGTGGGCTTCGTCCACCAAGAGCATGCACCCGTAGCGGCGGGCCAGATCCGCGATGCGGGCCAGATCGATCAGATCGCCATCCATGCTGAAGACCGAGTCGGTGCAGATCAAGCAGCGGCGGTGGCGCTCGCGCTGCTCGATCAGTAAGCTTTCCAGGGCGCTGCAATCGCCGTGGGGATAAAGCCGGTGGACGGCACCGCTCAATTCGGCCCCCCCGCGCAGGCAGGCGTGGTTGTACTCGTCGCCTACCACCAGATCGCGCTTGCCCACCAGCGCCGGGATCGTCCCGAGATTGGCCAGATAACCCGACGAAAAGACCAGGCAATCATCGCAGCCTTTCCACCCGGCCAGGGCTTGCTCCAACTCGCGGTGCACATCGCGCTCACCACTGAGAAGCCGCGAGCCGGTCGCCCCGGCGCCGTAGAGCCGAACGGCCCGGCAAGCCGCCTCGATGAGCCGTTCATCGCCGCTGAGGCCCAGATAGTCGTTGCTTGCAAACTGAAGCACCGGCTTGCCGTCCACATCCATTTGCGGTCCGGCCAGACCATTGTGGGTTCGCGTCGTCCGGTACCAGCCCACCCGATGCAAGCTCTCAAGATCCGCCCGGATCCATCCGTAAGGATCAGCCACGCCCCATTACCCCGACTTGCAGATGTCCGGCGGCGGACGGCGACTGGCCTGCGCTTTCGGTCAGGGGGACTGGCGACTTAGAGTGCGAGAGCTTATTCACCCCAAAGCACCCAGCAACCACCATGGCACCCTCCCAACAACCCGATTTGCACTCACCGCTCAAACATCTGCGGATTACCAGCCGCTTCGGCATGCGCATACACCCCATCCGGCGGACCCGGCGGCTGCACAAGGGAGTCGACCTGCGCGCCCCAACCGGAACCCCAGTGTACGCCGCCGCCGATGGTGCGGTAGAGGCCGCCGGGCGGCAGGGCGGCTACGGCAATGCCGTCCTCATCGATCACGGCGGCGGTTGGAAGACCCGCTACGCCCACCTCGACAGCGTCCGGGTGCAGGCAGGCGCACCCGTCGAAGCGGGCAAGCCGATTGGCCGCGCAGGAAACACCGGTCTATCGAAAGGCCCCCATCTCCACTTCGAACTGTTGCACAACGGCCGCCCGGTCGACCCGATGCCTTACTTGCAAGCCGCCGCAAAGCCCAGCCGCGCCGCTTCGGTTGCCGCCGCCGCCAAGACGATTCTCGAACGCCGCGGGTACACCGACGCTCAAGGCACACGTTCCTACCGTGGTCACACCTACAACTTCGACAAAGAGGGTTCCCGATTAACGGTGAGTGAGCCTGACGGCCGGGGGGCGATTCTCGAAGTCGACGGCGGACGAGTGCTCACCGATAGGGTGACAGCCCGGGACGCGACTATCCTCGGCGAGGTCCGGCGTCGGCTGTTGGCACCACCCGCGCCGGAGCGACAGCCCAGCCGGGTACCGCTCGCGGTTCCAGACCGCCCCCGACCACAAGCTCTGGAGCACCAGCCGGAGTGATTACCCGGCAGCCGTTGCCGGTTGCTCGCCGGGTTGTTCGACCGCCGACTCCGCCGCGTCCATCGATTGGAGGGCGCGGCCGGTCGGTGAGGGGGTCAGGTGCGCCACTACCAGATCCGGGGTGTTGACAACCTCGATGCCGGGGGGCAAAACCAGGTCTTTGACATAGAGCATGTCGCCTACTTGCATGGTCGAAATATCGACTTCGATCGCCTCAGGCACGTCCGTGGGGGGGGTGTTGACCGTCAGTTGGGTGAGTACCTTTTCGAGCAGACCGCCGTCCATCTTGACGCCTACCGCTTCGCCGGTAAACACCAAAGGCAAATCGAGGGTAATGCTGCCGTGGCCCGCGACCGCAAAAAAGCTCAAGTGCAACAGCTTGCCGCCCACCGCGTCGTGCTGCACTTCGCGCAGAAGCACATCGCCCGACCAGCCCCGCTCCACCTTCAAAGGCAAAATGGTGTTGTTGATGGTGACACGCTTGAGTAAATCTTCAGCGGTGCGTTGTTCAAGTTCCAACGCCAGCGACTGGGTTCCCCGATGACCATAGAGTACTGCCGGAATGCGGCCTTCGCGGCGCATCGCCCGCGGCTGGGCGCCCGTGGCCCGTTGTTTGAGCGTCAGTGGTATCGTCATGGGAAATTCCTTCAAGGACAGAGTTCTCTATGGTAATGGTTGCCTACTGCACACGCTCTTCGCTTCCTCCCTGGGTTGCAAATAACCGGCGATCTATTGGTGCTATGGGGCGGGTGGTGCGATGGGCCGCACTTGATGGCCCTGCAACCTTTCCGCTACATTGGCTCTACCGAACAAGCGGGCCACCATGGAAACAGAAACAGCCGCCACCGACGTTGAGAAACATTTGGAAATCATCGACAAAATGATTGATCTCAGATTGCGGCTGGCTGCCATCGAATCGGAAATTCAAGCGGTGCAACCGGAGTTTCACCTGGCCTGTGCCGCCATCAGCGACGGCAAAATCGAGACTCCCCGGGCCACGATCAGCCGCCGCTTGACCGCCGGCCGCTGGGAATACAGCCCTCCCATCGTCCAGATGGAAGAAGATCTCAAGCGGCTCAAAAAAGACTTTCAAAAAAAGCACGAACCCACGGAGGGCCGCGAGGTGATCTGGGCAGTGCGGCTCACTGGCGGGGACGATCTGCGGAACTTTTGAGGGAAAAGGCGCCTACCCGCCGACCAGCCCCAGCCACTCACCTTGCACCTCCACCAGCAGACTATGGGCCAAAGGCGATGTACGGGTGCGGTTGGGAGCGCTCAAGCAACCAAGGACAGCGGCGATGTGCTCGAAATTGGGTTGCCTCCCCAGCCCCACGCTCAGCCAACGGCGCACAGCCCGCCGTTGCAAGGCAAGCGGCAAAGCAGCCAGCGTATTTCGGTGCAGCCGTCCCTCCTGCACCAGACTGTGCCAGTGTTCGTCGAGCAAGCTTTCGAGCAACTCCGATTCTGCGTGCAAAATGTCGCCGGTTCGGGCCAGGGTTTGCTCCACCAGTGGATTGAAGTGCTCGCGCAGATATGGCATCAATTCCAGACGGATGCGGTTGCGGCGGAAAGTCAAATTGGCGTTGCTCTCATCGATGCAGATCGGCAGATGGTGCGCCAGACAATACGCCCCGGTCTCGGCGCGGGTAATTCCCAATAAAGGTCTGACCAGCCGTACCCCCCCACCCAGGGGCCGCTCCCAATCGAGGCTTCCCAGACCGGCGCCGCCGCTGCCGCGCAGCAAGTTGAACAAGACCGTCTCGGCCCGGTCACTCAGCGTATGGCCGGTTACCACCCGCTCCAGCGCCAGACCGCGGGCGATCTGCTCAAGCCAGCAGTAGCGCCAGGCGCGGGCCGCCGCTTCGCTCGCGGGTGGGGTACGGGCAATCTCCAGGTGAAAAGGTACGCCCCAGACGTTGCACAGTACCGCCACCCTCTGGGCATCGCGCTCGGAGCCGGGCCTCCAGCGGTGATCGAGGTGACCGACGTGCAGGTGCAAGCCGCGCTCGGGAGCCAGATCCACCAGCAGCTTCAATAGACACAGCGAATCCTGGCCGCCGGAGACCGCGACCAGCAGGCCGCTTCCCGGCGGCAGCAGGCCGAGGGCAGGGCGCAGGCGGCGCCGCAGTGACAGGTCGCTAACCGCCGCCCACCACCGTCACAATCTCAAAGCGATCGCCAGGGGCGACGGTCGTCTGCTCCCAGTCCTGGCGGTGCAGGATGTCGCCGTTGCGCTCGATGACCAGCAGCCGCGGTTCGAGGGCCAGTTGGGCGAGCATCGCACTCACCGTCGTGCCAGGGGCGAACGTCCGCTCCTCGCCGTTGACGCGCACCGTTTCAACCACGGTTCAACCTCTCCAGAAACCAGGCGGTCGTGCGGCCCGGATCTTCCGCTGCCATGATCGCACGCACCACCGCGATGCGCTCGGCTCCGGCGGCGATCACCGCCTCCAGATTGCTCCGGTCGATGCCGCCGATGGCGAAGCCCGGTCGTTCGATCGATTCGCGGCAGTGGCGCACGTACTCCAGGCCCACGGGCGTGCGCCCCTGTTTGGTGGGAGTGGCGTAGACGGGGCCGACGCCCAGGTAATCGGCCCCGTCTGCGACGGCTTGTTGCGCCTCGGCCGGGGCGTGGGTCGATTGGCCAATGAGCAAACGCGGTCCCATCAAAGCCCGCGCCCGAGCGAGCGGCAGATCCTCCTGGCCGAGGTGCACCCCGTCCGCCCCACAGGCGAGGGCCAGATCCACCCGGTCGTTGACTATAAACAGCGCTCCGTGGCGAAGGGTGACATCCCGCAACCTTAGAGCGATATCGAGTACGGCGCGGGCGGGCGCTTCTTTTTCGCGCAATTGCACCAGCGGCAACCCCACAGCCAGGGCGTGCTCCACGATCTCGATCAGTTCGGGGTGCGGCGAGGTGACCAGGTAGAGCCGGGCCGCCGCAAGCCGGGTGCGCAGATCGCCGCCGGTGGCGGTACTTTCGAGGGTATAGACTCGGTAGCGCCATTCCTTGGCCGCGGCGGCCAGATCCGGCTGGACGAGCTTGGCGTACTCTTCTAGGACGCGCAGGGCTTCTTGAATGCGGGCAAAATTGACCCTTACCACATCCAGAGGGCTGCTACGCACCCCTTCGTCGGGGTGCTCCAGCCCGGTGCCCGGGTCGTGGGGCGTGTCGCGGGCGGCGCGCAGCCGCTCGGTGTGAAAGCGGCCCAGTTGCTGGCGCAACGCTTTGCACTCGGCGAGGGACTCGCCCGGACCGCCGCCGAAGCGCAACCATTCTTCGACGACCCGCACGCCTTCGCGGGCGCGATCGAGGTTGGCATCGAGAATTCTCAGAACCACTTGCTCTTCCACAACCGCCATTGAAGCACCGCCGATGCTCCCCTGCCCAGGCCCACCAAAAACGACTCTCTGCCACCGCATTGCGGGGGGCGCCATTCTGTTGCTTTGCGCGGGGGAGAAAGCGCTAAATGTTGTGGATCATCCCCGCAATTCAGGGTTTTGCCATGTTAATGTGGTGTCGCCGATAAGCTTTTATCCAGGCCGAATTTTCGAGGAGTGACGATGAAGTTCTCCGATACCGTGGTGCGTCGCCTAGTAGGTTGGACGCTCGCCCTGTCGCTTTTGGGAACGGCTTCAGCAAGTGTCGTTCAAGCCCAGGCAGATCTGGAGCGCGATCTGAGCATGACCTATGTCGACGCGGTCAATGGCGACGACAGCACCGCCGACGGCAGCAAACAAAAACCGTTCAAAACGATCACCCGGGCAATCCTCGGCTCGCCTCCCGGGGTGACTTTGCAGTTGGCCGAGGGCGAATACTCGGAGGCCACCGGCGAACAGTTTCCCATCCAACTGGCCATGCGCAACCTGGTGGGCAATGAAGCGACCAAAGGCCAGGGCATCAAAATCGTCGGCGGCGGCAAGCACGTCAGCCCCACCTTCGCAAGCCAGGATGCGACGATCGTCGTCGGCAAAGAAGTAACCATCCGCGGCGTGACGATCACCAACCCGCGCAACCGGGGCAAGGGCCTCTGGATCGAATCGGTCAGCCCGGTGATCGCCCACAATTCTTTTATCGGCAGCTTGCACGACGGCATCTTCATCACCGGTGCCAGCAGCGCCAAGGTGGCCGACAACTACTTTTCGGGCAACATCGCCGACGGATTGACGGCCGCGGACCAGTCCACGCCGCTTATCGAAAACAACATCTTCGAGAAGACGGGATTCGCCATCAACGTCACCGGCCGCTCCCGACCGCAGATCGTGGGCAATACCGTGCGCGACAATGTCGACGGCATCGTCATCGAAGGCCGGTCCTTCCCGAAGCTGCGAAACAATACGATCACCGGCAACCGCCGCAGCGGCGTGGTCGTCGTGCTGCTCGCCTCCGCCGATATGGGCACCGAGAGCGAAGCGGGCAACAATACCTTTGGCGGCAACGGCCGGGCCGACATCAACAATGTCACCCGGCCCGCCCTGCCGCTGGTGGCCCTGGGCAACAAGTGGGACAAACCGCGCCTCGAGGGACAGGTGACCGCCGAAGCGGAGATCGTCGCGCTCGCCACCCGCAACGTCGCCCCCAATGTCGGCTTCTGGGTGCTGGTCAGCAACGGCAAACCGGCGCAACTGCGCGCCATCAAAGGGCTTGCGCTCAAGCCCAAATCCCAGACCCATGAAGGCAAGCCATACCAACAGGTAGGCACCTTCGGCTCCCAGGCGAGCGCCGATAAGCTGGTCGAGCAATTGAGCAAAAAAGGCTTCAACGCCATTGCTGTCCCGGCCGGCCAACCCACCGGCAGCAACCTGGCCACCAGCAAACCCACCAAACCCACCATCAGCCAGGCTCCCGCCAAACCACCAGCGGCTGCCGCCACTGCCGCCAAACCGGCAAGTGCACCGCAAGTCACCGCGAAGCCTGTCGCCCCGGCGGTCGTCGCTGTCAAGGCGAGCCCAACAACCCCTCCCGAGACTCCCATCACGAAGCCAGGCCCGCTCTCCCCTGGGGCACCCGCCGTCAAAGCAAGCCCGGCTACTCCCGAAGCCCCCGTCGCCGCTCAGGTGAGCCCGCTTCCCCCTATCGCGCCCAAAGCGAGCCCTGTCTCTGCTACTCCTGTGCCCGCCGCTACAACCCCCGCCGCATCTGCCACCGCTCTGGCGAGCCCGGTCTTACGGGCACCCGCCGCTAAACCCGCTGCCGATACCGCCGCCGCCGCGGGACCGACTACCGCAACGCCGGGTGAAACCGTAGCTGCCAAACCTGCCACCGGTCTGGCCTACCGGGTGTTGGTCACAGACAGCGGCAGTGCCGATCTCGATTTGCTCAAAGAGCTGGTGGCCAGGGTGATCCAGCAAATGTACGAGGGCAAACCGGTCCTCCAGGTGGGCGTCTTCTCCTCCG harbors:
- a CDS encoding M23 family metallopeptidase; the encoded protein is MAPSQQPDLHSPLKHLRITSRFGMRIHPIRRTRRLHKGVDLRAPTGTPVYAAADGAVEAAGRQGGYGNAVLIDHGGGWKTRYAHLDSVRVQAGAPVEAGKPIGRAGNTGLSKGPHLHFELLHNGRPVDPMPYLQAAAKPSRAASVAAAAKTILERRGYTDAQGTRSYRGHTYNFDKEGSRLTVSEPDGRGAILEVDGGRVLTDRVTARDATILGEVRRRLLAPPAPERQPSRVPLAVPDRPRPQALEHQPE
- the thiS gene encoding sulfur carrier protein ThiS — translated: MVETVRVNGEERTFAPGTTVSAMLAQLALEPRLLVIERNGDILHRQDWEQTTVAPGDRFEIVTVVGGG
- the bioF gene encoding 8-amino-7-oxononanoate synthase: MADPYGWIRADLESLHRVGWYRTTRTHNGLAGPQMDVDGKPVLQFASNDYLGLSGDERLIEAACRAVRLYGAGATGSRLLSGERDVHRELEQALAGWKGCDDCLVFSSGYLANLGTIPALVGKRDLVVGDEYNHACLRGGAELSGAVHRLYPHGDCSALESLLIEQRERHRRCLICTDSVFSMDGDLIDLARIADLARRYGCMLLVDEAHATGVLGPTGAGAVEQLGLTRSLVQMGTLSKALGSQGGYVCGSAELVDYLRNRARSFVYTTGLAPAAAAAALEAVHIARTETPRRALLRQNIARLRAGIDEIGIAQLPSDAAILCLWVGDIEATHCFAGELFEEGIFAPAVRPPTVPTSRIRLSLMATHTEAMIDSLIAALTQVSSRFS
- a CDS encoding thiamine phosphate synthase; amino-acid sequence: MVLRILDANLDRAREGVRVVEEWLRFGGGPGESLAECKALRQQLGRFHTERLRAARDTPHDPGTGLEHPDEGVRSSPLDVVRVNFARIQEALRVLEEYAKLVQPDLAAAAKEWRYRVYTLESTATGGDLRTRLAAARLYLVTSPHPELIEIVEHALAVGLPLVQLREKEAPARAVLDIALRLRDVTLRHGALFIVNDRVDLALACGADGVHLGQEDLPLARARALMGPRLLIGQSTHAPAEAQQAVADGADYLGVGPVYATPTKQGRTPVGLEYVRHCRESIERPGFAIGGIDRSNLEAVIAAGAERIAVVRAIMAAEDPGRTTAWFLERLNRG
- the tilS gene encoding tRNA lysidine(34) synthetase TilS, with translation MSLRRRLRPALGLLPPGSGLLVAVSGGQDSLCLLKLLVDLAPERGLHLHVGHLDHRWRPGSERDAQRVAVLCNVWGVPFHLEIARTPPASEAAARAWRYCWLEQIARGLALERVVTGHTLSDRAETVLFNLLRGSGGAGLGSLDWERPLGGGVRLVRPLLGITRAETGAYCLAHHLPICIDESNANLTFRRNRIRLELMPYLREHFNPLVEQTLARTGDILHAESELLESLLDEHWHSLVQEGRLHRNTLAALPLALQRRAVRRWLSVGLGRQPNFEHIAAVLGCLSAPNRTRTSPLAHSLLVEVQGEWLGLVGG
- a CDS encoding GTPase, with the protein product MPDETGDIVKVTKTAIEFSGAVLQILKERGVLDKVIDFFLRKESIDILVLGATGVGKSAFINALRGQSSFAIASTRENQNIEGILRGVVFNIIDTPGQVFDKEIRARAIREATRKNYVGIINIVCNGYHESEAPDLKSRNVAEALANGEPSPEYLRSCRQREIDALEEWTILLGGYEGAKWLVTVVTKADLWLTPSAKQAILNHYTQGPYEQALGEAKALRRIVCSYSSTNRLFFQRTAMSGFYTDEQRFADHNALVATILAYCANK
- a CDS encoding AbgT family transporter, with product MRFGSLLVAMLPYSVAFDLGWSGLFVQWYLLNLPLGPGAPLLYTRG
- a CDS encoding DUF1565 domain-containing protein; protein product: MKFSDTVVRRLVGWTLALSLLGTASASVVQAQADLERDLSMTYVDAVNGDDSTADGSKQKPFKTITRAILGSPPGVTLQLAEGEYSEATGEQFPIQLAMRNLVGNEATKGQGIKIVGGGKHVSPTFASQDATIVVGKEVTIRGVTITNPRNRGKGLWIESVSPVIAHNSFIGSLHDGIFITGASSAKVADNYFSGNIADGLTAADQSTPLIENNIFEKTGFAINVTGRSRPQIVGNTVRDNVDGIVIEGRSFPKLRNNTITGNRRSGVVVVLLASADMGTESEAGNNTFGGNGRADINNVTRPALPLVALGNKWDKPRLEGQVTAEAEIVALATRNVAPNVGFWVLVSNGKPAQLRAIKGLALKPKSQTHEGKPYQQVGTFGSQASADKLVEQLSKKGFNAIAVPAGQPTGSNLATSKPTKPTISQAPAKPPAAAATAAKPASAPQVTAKPVAPAVVAVKASPTTPPETPITKPGPLSPGAPAVKASPATPEAPVAAQVSPLPPIAPKASPVSATPVPAATTPAASATALASPVLRAPAAKPAADTAAAAGPTTATPGETVAAKPATGLAYRVLVTDSGSADLDLLKELVARVIQQMYEGKPVLQVGVFSSEDNANRLVQTLSDKGFRAILVPVNQPG
- a CDS encoding 50S ribosomal protein L25/general stress protein Ctc, whose protein sequence is MTIPLTLKQRATGAQPRAMRREGRIPAVLYGHRGTQSLALELEQRTAEDLLKRVTINNTILPLKVERGWSGDVLLREVQHDAVGGKLLHLSFFAVAGHGSITLDLPLVFTGEAVGVKMDGGLLEKVLTQLTVNTPPTDVPEAIEVDISTMQVGDMLYVKDLVLPPGIEVVNTPDLVVAHLTPSPTGRALQSMDAAESAVEQPGEQPATAAG
- a CDS encoding tetratricopeptide repeat protein; protein product: MDNEDTAKRLPDNHDRLFPGKDLPLLLHLELQNRLEEAITWKALGDLEKQNHNLKEAHEYYEKALAHYKENSYQIENFKKRQLSENFHSDEVDIISRYKLVTNISELKGRSRSLRILSLMVLLLTIIHAFFPTYTLLAASSSLKIGWPASTMLFYEVYVLTLVILAIFLHRGGSRQGKKQYQSISDGLEYYASRLHTKDSNSLLLESESSKQKYSLADVQSILREYLESNSLLLLPEGYGAAVYFVANLLMVVLNVYFVFQR